In Anaerolineae bacterium, one genomic interval encodes:
- a CDS encoding dihydropteroate synthase, with protein METVLKGTKSVVHIAPNKPTVVIGQRVSPNRRKRPVDGSGADHIDIAKNEILAQVSAGADVVDVDVDVPFAEQVDLLPRLVETAQQAVEVPLSINTPHPAALAAALKVYQGKPLVNGVSGAKKSLSQILPLVARYGAAVIGLCRDENGLPDDPYQRLEIAGNIVEQAEGLGIPREDVLINCLTSPVETNPQAALLTLETIRLVRTELGVNLTLNIGDISAELPKPGTLHQAFLTAAILEGVNAPVVEVSPARQNILAVDVLLGQDERMLRYIQYYHFRRSGMRSLVDWELVG; from the coding sequence ATGGAAACGGTTCTCAAGGGAACAAAAAGCGTTGTTCATATCGCGCCCAATAAACCAACCGTGGTCATCGGCCAGCGCGTCAGCCCTAACCGGCGCAAACGGCCTGTAGACGGCTCCGGCGCGGATCATATTGATATTGCCAAAAATGAAATACTGGCCCAGGTTTCGGCCGGCGCCGACGTGGTTGATGTAGACGTGGATGTTCCCTTTGCGGAACAGGTGGACCTGCTGCCCCGGCTGGTAGAGACGGCGCAGCAAGCGGTAGAAGTGCCCCTTAGCATTAATACCCCCCACCCCGCGGCGCTGGCTGCCGCGCTCAAGGTTTATCAGGGCAAACCATTGGTCAATGGGGTCAGCGGCGCCAAGAAGTCGTTGAGCCAAATTTTACCCCTGGTCGCCCGGTACGGTGCGGCAGTGATTGGCTTGTGCCGGGATGAAAACGGCCTGCCTGACGACCCCTACCAACGGCTGGAGATTGCCGGCAATATTGTGGAGCAAGCCGAGGGTTTGGGTATTCCCCGGGAGGATGTTTTGATCAACTGCCTCACCTCGCCGGTGGAAACTAATCCACAGGCTGCCTTGCTTACGCTGGAAACCATTCGGTTGGTCAGAACCGAACTGGGCGTCAATCTAACCCTCAATATCGGCGACATTTCCGCCGAATTGCCCAAACCCGGCACGCTGCACCAGGCGTTTTTGACGGCGGCTATTTTGGAGGGGGTCAACGCGCCTGTGGTTGAAGTATCTCCCGCCAGGCAAAACATTCTGGCCGTTGATGTGCTGCTGGGCCAGGATGAACGCATGCTGCGGTACATCCAGTATTATCACTTCCGCCGGAGTGGCATGAGAAGTTTGGTGGATTGGGAGTTGGTAGGTTAG
- the purN gene encoding phosphoribosylglycinamide formyltransferase gives MKKLAVFISGSGSNLQAILDASVEGKLKAKVVLVVSNRKNAYGLTRAQKAGMPTLYFPFKPYREAGKSRAEYDADLARLVSSYHPDLIVLAGWMHIFSPAFLDHFPNRVINLHPALPNTFVGVGGIEWAFAAYQKGEIERGGCMVHYVIPAVDRGAVISQAPVSILPDDTLETYAARVHATEHRLMIKAIQKASRDLGK, from the coding sequence GTGAAAAAACTTGCCGTTTTTATCTCCGGCTCCGGTTCCAATTTACAGGCTATTTTAGACGCCTCGGTTGAAGGCAAGTTAAAGGCCAAAGTGGTATTAGTAGTGTCAAACCGCAAAAACGCTTACGGCCTGACCCGCGCCCAAAAAGCGGGCATGCCCACGCTCTACTTTCCCTTCAAACCCTATCGTGAGGCCGGAAAAAGTAGAGCAGAGTACGACGCCGATCTGGCCAGGTTGGTCAGCTCCTACCACCCCGATTTGATTGTGCTGGCCGGGTGGATGCACATTTTCAGCCCGGCTTTTTTAGACCATTTTCCCAACCGGGTCATTAATCTGCACCCTGCTCTTCCCAACACGTTTGTGGGGGTAGGGGGCATTGAATGGGCTTTTGCCGCCTATCAAAAGGGAGAAATTGAACGCGGCGGCTGCATGGTACATTACGTCATCCCCGCAGTGGATCGGGGGGCAGTAATCAGCCAGGCGCCGGTGTCCATTCTGCCGGATGATACCCTGGAAACCTACGCCGCCAGAGTCCACGCCACCGAACACCGGCTTATGATTAAGGCTATTCAAAAAGCCAGTCGGGATTTGGGGAAATAG
- a CDS encoding HAD-IA family hydrolase, translating into MSENLEFFIKQLPEAILFDFDYTLADSSQGVVECINFALTNLGLPEVSEERACRTIGLSLPDTFQILTGQNDVAQSNTFVRLFLQQADEVMADLTALFSTVPPTVTALKKRGLKLSIVSTKFRRRIKTVLAREGLADSFDVIIGGEDVANHKPNPEGLQMALDKLGCAPADSLYVGDSITDAETAARAAIPFVAVLSGVTPKDAFRGYAVYEFLENVGQLPLLLGLLKTRQEQQNKFGSLWLLCNGMDDRKK; encoded by the coding sequence ATGAGTGAAAACCTTGAGTTTTTTATAAAACAATTACCTGAAGCCATTCTTTTTGATTTTGACTACACCCTGGCGGACTCCAGCCAGGGAGTGGTGGAATGTATTAACTTCGCCCTCACTAACCTGGGATTACCGGAAGTTTCTGAGGAGCGGGCCTGCCGGACCATCGGCTTATCTTTGCCGGATACGTTTCAAATATTGACCGGCCAAAACGACGTTGCCCAAAGCAACACCTTTGTGCGTTTATTTTTGCAACAAGCCGATGAAGTAATGGCGGATTTGACAGCTCTTTTTTCGACAGTGCCCCCTACCGTTACTGCCCTCAAAAAACGCGGCCTCAAATTAAGCATTGTTTCTACCAAGTTCCGGCGTCGCATCAAAACTGTTTTGGCGCGTGAAGGTTTGGCCGATTCATTTGATGTAATCATTGGCGGTGAAGACGTAGCCAACCACAAGCCCAACCCTGAAGGTCTGCAAATGGCGTTGGATAAGCTGGGCTGTGCTCCGGCAGACTCGCTTTACGTTGGCGACAGTATTACGGATGCGGAAACCGCCGCGCGAGCCGCGATTCCGTTTGTGGCTGTTTTGTCCGGCGTAACGCCAAAAGATGCTTTCAGGGGATACGCGGTTTATGAATTTCTCGAAAACGTGGGCCAACTTCCCCTTTTGTTAGGCCTTTTGAAAACAAGACAAGAACAACAGAATAAATTCGGCAGTTTATGGCTTCTTTGTAATGGTATGGACGATAGAAAAAAATGA
- a CDS encoding phosphoribosylformylglycinamidine cyclo-ligase: MKKSAYAQAGVDIKAGQRAMELMKESVRATYGPEVLAGLGAFGGLYAASRLQGMQSPVLVASTDGVGTKTKVASRLKRWDTVGQDIVNHCVNDILVQGAQPLFFLDYVASAQLDPAETAMLVHGVAMACQQAGCALLGGETAEMPGVYRPGEFDLVGTVIGVVEREKIIDGAKIEAGDVILGLPSTGLHTNGYSLARQVLAKFDWQTRHPALGCSIGEALLEVHRSYLPPIQQLWRVGVEIRGLAHITGGGIVDNLPRILPKGVGAVIKRGVWPEPPIFGLIQNEGNILPEEMFHVFNMGLGMLVVVSPEEVAAAQAALPELYVVGKIVGGKTEIIIQ; this comes from the coding sequence ATGAAAAAAAGCGCTTACGCTCAAGCCGGGGTGGATATTAAAGCCGGGCAGCGGGCCATGGAATTGATGAAGGAATCGGTGCGGGCTACCTACGGGCCGGAAGTGCTGGCCGGGCTGGGCGCGTTTGGCGGCCTGTACGCGGCGAGCCGGTTGCAGGGGATGCAGTCGCCGGTGCTGGTGGCATCCACCGACGGGGTGGGAACCAAAACCAAAGTGGCCTCGCGGTTGAAACGCTGGGACACGGTGGGGCAGGACATTGTCAATCACTGTGTTAACGACATTTTGGTGCAGGGCGCGCAGCCGCTGTTTTTTCTTGACTACGTAGCTTCGGCCCAATTGGACCCGGCCGAAACGGCCATGCTGGTGCATGGCGTGGCCATGGCCTGCCAACAAGCGGGCTGCGCGCTCTTGGGCGGCGAAACCGCCGAAATGCCCGGCGTTTACCGGCCAGGCGAGTTTGACCTGGTGGGCACGGTGATTGGCGTGGTGGAACGGGAAAAAATCATTGATGGGGCAAAAATTGAAGCGGGCGATGTGATTTTGGGTCTCCCGTCAACCGGCCTACACACCAACGGCTATTCCCTGGCCCGCCAGGTTTTAGCCAAGTTTGATTGGCAAACCAGGCATCCAGCATTAGGGTGTTCAATTGGAGAAGCGCTGTTAGAGGTACATCGCTCCTACTTGCCGCCAATACAACAGTTGTGGAGGGTCGGCGTGGAAATCCGAGGATTGGCTCACATCACCGGCGGGGGTATTGTGGATAACCTGCCTCGCATTCTGCCTAAGGGCGTGGGCGCGGTTATTAAGCGCGGCGTTTGGCCGGAACCACCCATCTTTGGCTTAATTCAAAATGAAGGCAACATTCTCCCGGAGGAGATGTTTCACGTTTTCAATATGGGTCTGGGCATGCTGGTAGTGGTGTCGCCAGAGGAAGTGGCAGCGGCGCAAGCGGCGCTGCCCGAATTGTACGTCGTCGGTAAAATTGTTGGAGGCAAAACAGAAATCATCATCCAATGA
- the purD gene encoding phosphoribosylamine--glycine ligase: MAQKTVLVVGSGGREHTLAWALARSPQVKQVYVAPGNAGTTWPANPSATGLQPRAAAENVPIEVGDLPALVAFARRKEIDLTVVGPEAALAAGIVDIFHASGLAIFGPTHEAAQLEAFKAFAKDFMRQRHIPTGDYAIFDNYQAARDYLQQVEYQVVVKANGLAAGKGVLICDTIAEAQAALHKVMVERAFGKSGDKVVIEERLNGPEISILAWSDGYTIVPLIPARDHKRVFDNDQGPNTGGMGTYAPAPDITPQFIETVCQTILQPTVTGMAERGCPYMGVLYAGLMLTDDGPKVLEFNCRYGDPETQAVLPLLETDLFEISQACIEGRLDQVEVRWRPGACATLVMASPGYPGSYPRNLPIRGLDWAAALENTVVFHAGTVQTSDGVVTSGGRVLAVSAVGDNLTTALNRAYAGIARIDFEGAHFRRDIGLNHRQ, encoded by the coding sequence ATGGCCCAAAAAACTGTGCTGGTCGTTGGCTCAGGCGGTCGAGAACACACGCTGGCCTGGGCTTTGGCCCGATCCCCTCAGGTGAAGCAGGTTTACGTGGCCCCCGGCAACGCCGGCACAACCTGGCCCGCTAATCCATCAGCTACCGGCCTGCAACCCCGCGCTGCCGCGGAAAACGTTCCCATTGAGGTGGGCGACCTGCCGGCTCTGGTGGCCTTTGCCCGGCGCAAAGAAATTGACCTGACCGTAGTGGGGCCGGAAGCGGCGCTGGCCGCGGGTATTGTGGACATCTTCCATGCCTCGGGCCTGGCCATTTTTGGGCCAACCCACGAGGCGGCTCAACTGGAAGCCTTTAAGGCGTTTGCCAAAGACTTTATGCGCCAGCGCCACATCCCCACCGGCGACTACGCCATTTTTGACAATTATCAGGCCGCCCGCGACTATTTGCAGCAGGTGGAGTATCAGGTGGTGGTTAAAGCCAATGGCCTGGCCGCCGGCAAAGGAGTGCTGATTTGCGACACCATCGCCGAGGCGCAAGCCGCCCTGCACAAAGTAATGGTTGAGCGAGCCTTTGGTAAATCCGGCGACAAAGTGGTCATTGAAGAACGGCTCAATGGGCCGGAAATCTCTATTCTGGCCTGGAGCGATGGTTATACCATTGTCCCCCTCATCCCCGCCCGCGACCACAAACGGGTTTTTGACAACGACCAGGGGCCTAACACCGGCGGGATGGGGACTTATGCGCCCGCTCCAGACATAACGCCCCAATTTATTGAGACGGTGTGCCAAACCATCTTGCAGCCAACCGTCACCGGCATGGCCGAGCGTGGCTGCCCCTACATGGGCGTGCTGTACGCCGGGCTAATGTTAACCGACGACGGCCCCAAAGTTTTAGAATTCAACTGCCGCTACGGCGATCCCGAAACCCAGGCCGTTTTGCCTCTCCTGGAAACCGACCTGTTTGAAATCTCGCAAGCGTGCATTGAGGGACGCCTGGACCAGGTTGAAGTCCGCTGGCGGCCCGGCGCGTGCGCCACGCTGGTGATGGCCTCGCCGGGGTATCCGGGTAGTTATCCCCGGAATCTGCCGATCAGGGGGTTAGATTGGGCCGCCGCCCTGGAAAACACAGTAGTGTTTCACGCGGGCACGGTCCAAACCTCAGACGGCGTTGTGACGTCCGGCGGGCGGGTGCTGGCGGTCAGCGCGGTGGGGGACAATTTAACAACGGCCCTGAACCGGGCCTACGCCGGCATCGCCCGGATTGATTTTGAGGGCGCTCACTTTCGGCGGGACATTGGCCTCAATCACCGGCAATGA
- the purE gene encoding 5-(carboxyamino)imidazole ribonucleotide mutase, with protein sequence MMVDKPLVGIVMGSASDLEVMRGAAEILDSLGVANEMKIASAHRTPDLVQAYVGSAPQRGIEVLIGGAGGAAHLPGVMASLTTLPVIGVPVRSPVLQGLDSLLSIVQMPSGIPVATVGIDGAKNAGLLAARILAIKHPDLTGRLVAYAQTMADKVKAANLNL encoded by the coding sequence ATGATGGTTGATAAACCGCTGGTAGGCATTGTGATGGGCAGCGCCTCGGATTTGGAGGTAATGAGAGGGGCTGCGGAAATTTTGGACTCGCTGGGGGTGGCCAATGAGATGAAAATCGCTTCGGCGCACCGCACGCCGGACCTGGTGCAGGCGTATGTCGGCTCCGCCCCCCAGCGGGGCATTGAAGTGCTCATTGGCGGCGCGGGCGGAGCCGCCCACCTGCCCGGAGTGATGGCCAGCCTGACCACGCTGCCGGTGATTGGCGTGCCGGTCAGGTCTCCGGTCTTACAGGGGTTGGACTCCCTGCTCTCTATTGTGCAAATGCCCAGCGGCATCCCCGTGGCCACCGTTGGTATTGACGGGGCCAAAAACGCCGGATTACTGGCGGCCCGAATTTTGGCCATAAAACATCCAGATTTAACAGGGCGACTTGTCGCCTACGCCCAAACCATGGCCGATAAGGTTAAAGCGGCAAATTTAAATTTGTAA
- the purF gene encoding amidophosphoribosyltransferase translates to MCENWLQEGPREACGVFGLYAPGRDVARLTFFGLYALQHRGQESAGIATTDGRAAYSHKGMGLVAQVFNEDNLRPLQGHLAIGHTRYSTTGASHLRNVQPYLIETIHGPLGVAHNGNLTNARQLRRSLLARGVGLSSTTDSEVITQTLAAPVQAWTGENGKTSTDADQWVARLQVLLEVAEGAYSLVILTRDAVYAIRDPYGLRPLCLGQLPGGGHVVASESCALLTIGAKYLREVKPGEILRLDSRGATSFTGREPAKRALCIFEYVYFARPDSILEGQVIHTVRQRLGAQLAREAPAEADIVVGVPDSATPAAIGYSLESGLPYTEGLTKNRYIGRTFIEPDDTLRQIGVHLKYNPLTGNLKGKRVVLVDDSIVRGNTAGPMVQLMREGGAAEVHVRVSSPPVRHPCFMGVDMATYSQLIGHKLDIEGIRQRIGADSLAYLSLAGMTAAVREALPAAQTGHCAACFSGDYPLPIPEWLFDENREKLMFEEMWG, encoded by the coding sequence ATGTGTGAAAACTGGCTTCAAGAAGGTCCCCGCGAAGCGTGCGGCGTGTTTGGCCTCTACGCTCCCGGCCGCGATGTGGCCCGCCTGACTTTTTTTGGCCTCTACGCCCTGCAACACCGGGGGCAAGAAAGCGCCGGCATCGCCACCACCGACGGACGGGCGGCCTACAGCCACAAAGGCATGGGCCTGGTGGCCCAGGTATTCAATGAAGACAACCTGCGGCCTCTGCAAGGGCACCTGGCCATCGGCCACACCCGCTACTCCACCACCGGCGCCTCGCACCTGCGGAATGTCCAGCCTTACCTGATCGAGACCATTCACGGGCCGTTGGGGGTGGCCCATAACGGCAACCTGACCAACGCCCGGCAACTCCGGCGGTCGCTACTGGCGCGGGGCGTAGGGCTGTCGTCCACCACCGATAGCGAAGTGATCACCCAAACGCTGGCCGCCCCCGTGCAAGCCTGGACCGGGGAAAACGGCAAAACTTCAACCGACGCCGACCAGTGGGTAGCCCGGCTGCAAGTTTTGCTGGAAGTGGCCGAAGGCGCCTATTCGCTGGTCATTTTAACCCGGGACGCTGTTTATGCCATCCGCGACCCTTACGGCTTGCGGCCCCTGTGCCTGGGCCAACTGCCCGGCGGCGGTCACGTCGTCGCCTCGGAATCTTGCGCTCTACTGACCATTGGCGCAAAATACTTGCGCGAAGTCAAACCGGGCGAGATTTTACGCCTGGACAGCCGGGGCGCCACTTCTTTTACAGGCCGCGAGCCGGCCAAACGCGCCCTGTGCATTTTTGAATACGTCTACTTTGCCCGGCCCGACTCCATTCTGGAAGGCCAGGTCATTCACACGGTCCGCCAGCGTTTGGGCGCGCAACTGGCCCGCGAAGCGCCCGCCGAAGCCGACATTGTGGTGGGCGTGCCCGACTCGGCCACACCCGCGGCCATTGGCTACAGCCTGGAGTCCGGCTTGCCCTACACCGAGGGTCTCACCAAAAATCGCTACATTGGCCGCACCTTTATTGAGCCGGATGATACGCTGCGGCAAATCGGCGTTCATCTCAAGTACAATCCATTAACCGGCAACTTAAAGGGCAAACGGGTGGTGCTGGTTGACGACTCGATTGTGCGGGGCAACACGGCCGGGCCAATGGTCCAGCTTATGCGCGAAGGTGGGGCGGCAGAAGTGCACGTGCGGGTCTCGTCGCCGCCGGTGCGCCATCCCTGCTTTATGGGGGTGGACATGGCCACCTACTCCCAACTCATCGGCCACAAGCTGGATATTGAAGGTATCCGGCAGCGGATTGGGGCCGACTCCCTGGCTTATCTAAGCCTGGCCGGCATGACCGCCGCCGTCCGAGAAGCCTTACCCGCCGCACAAACCGGCCACTGCGCCGCCTGCTTCTCCGGCGATTATCCCCTGCCCATTCCCGAATGGCTGTTTGACGAAAACCGGGAGAAGTTGATGTTTGAGGAGATGTGGGGCTGA
- a CDS encoding phosphoribosylaminoimidazolesuccinocarboxamide synthase, translated as MFTHQDLIQAIPNVIKTVDLPAFGPKQPGKVRDSYAYQGKRILITTDRVSAFDRVLGFIPFKGQVLNQLSAWWFAQTRDIVNNHVLDVPDPNVTIAQNAAPLPVEVVVRGYITGVSKTSLWTLYAQGDRRPYGIPLPNGLQKNDQLPHPIITPTTKAEYGGHDEQLTRDEIIGQGLVAPPLWEKVEEVALALFDRGQQVAEKAGLILVDTKYEFGLVNGKLTLIDEFHTPDSSRFWVLDSYQPGQEPEKFDKEVLRQWFVDQGYRGESEAPTMPNDFIAHMATLYLNAFEQLTGQEFIPGEEPAVERIARNLKTLRSR; from the coding sequence ATGTTCACGCATCAAGATTTAATTCAAGCTATTCCAAACGTAATTAAAACCGTTGACCTGCCCGCTTTTGGACCCAAACAGCCGGGCAAAGTGCGCGATAGTTACGCTTACCAGGGCAAACGCATCCTCATCACCACCGACCGGGTTTCGGCCTTTGACCGGGTGCTGGGTTTTATCCCTTTCAAGGGGCAGGTGCTCAATCAACTTAGCGCCTGGTGGTTTGCCCAAACCCGGGACATTGTCAACAACCACGTGCTGGACGTGCCCGACCCCAACGTCACGATTGCCCAAAACGCCGCGCCGTTGCCGGTGGAAGTGGTGGTGCGGGGCTACATTACCGGCGTTAGCAAAACTTCCCTGTGGACGCTGTACGCCCAAGGCGACCGCCGGCCCTACGGCATCCCCCTGCCCAATGGTCTCCAAAAAAACGATCAATTGCCCCACCCCATCATCACGCCCACCACCAAAGCCGAATACGGCGGCCACGATGAGCAGCTGACCCGCGACGAGATCATCGGCCAGGGCCTGGTGGCCCCGCCGCTCTGGGAAAAAGTAGAAGAAGTGGCCCTGGCCCTGTTTGACCGGGGCCAACAAGTGGCCGAAAAAGCCGGCTTGATCCTGGTTGACACCAAATACGAGTTTGGCCTGGTTAACGGCAAACTGACCCTGATTGACGAATTTCACACGCCCGACTCCAGCCGTTTTTGGGTATTGGACTCCTACCAACCCGGCCAGGAACCGGAAAAGTTTGACAAAGAAGTGCTGCGGCAATGGTTTGTTGATCAAGGCTACCGGGGCGAGAGCGAAGCGCCCACCATGCCCAACGATTTTATCGCCCACATGGCCACACTGTACCTCAATGCCTTTGAGCAACTCACCGGCCAGGAATTTATCCCCGGTGAAGAGCCTGCGGTAGAACGCATTGCCCGTAACCTTAAAACGCTGCGTTCTCGTTGA